Proteins encoded together in one Microbacterium oxydans window:
- a CDS encoding helix-turn-helix transcriptional regulator yields MSAKSKPLLAAERVRLYLTLVPYLLEHGQVSLAEAAEEFGVTPQEMRGMVEKLTVIGLPGESGYWQQPQEMFDINWDLLDLEDVIEITNDVALRRVPRFTAREAAALLAGLQMVAAVPAVSDSGLVAGLISKLSRGAADAPADVVVAPSAVDEVREAVARGLHEGVAISFTYQAPDASPTTRTVDPVQILITNGQWYLQGWCHLRQAMRTFHLDRVSAPSLTDIPITHGGDQVPEAFAGLDDEREVTVRVPERLAPLLNGFLPSEAIDAGEGSVTARLHLADPRGIKRLAARFGGAMEVLDPGIARTATRDWASAGLALYRSPDARI; encoded by the coding sequence ATGAGCGCGAAGTCGAAGCCGCTGCTCGCCGCCGAGCGCGTCCGGCTGTATCTCACGCTCGTGCCGTACCTGCTCGAGCACGGCCAGGTCTCCCTCGCGGAGGCGGCCGAGGAGTTCGGCGTGACACCGCAGGAGATGCGGGGCATGGTCGAGAAGCTGACCGTGATCGGACTCCCCGGTGAGTCCGGCTACTGGCAGCAGCCCCAGGAGATGTTCGACATCAACTGGGACCTGCTCGACCTCGAAGACGTCATCGAGATCACCAACGATGTCGCCCTCCGGCGGGTGCCGCGATTCACCGCGCGCGAGGCCGCGGCCCTCCTGGCGGGACTGCAGATGGTCGCCGCCGTACCGGCCGTCTCGGATTCGGGGCTCGTCGCCGGACTCATCTCGAAGCTCTCGCGCGGCGCCGCGGACGCGCCCGCCGATGTCGTCGTCGCTCCGAGCGCCGTCGATGAGGTCCGCGAAGCGGTCGCCCGCGGTCTCCACGAGGGCGTCGCGATCTCGTTCACCTATCAGGCGCCGGATGCGTCGCCGACGACGCGCACGGTCGACCCCGTGCAGATCCTCATCACGAACGGCCAGTGGTACCTGCAGGGCTGGTGCCACCTTCGCCAGGCGATGCGCACGTTCCACCTCGACCGGGTGAGCGCGCCGAGCCTCACCGACATCCCGATCACCCACGGCGGCGACCAGGTCCCGGAGGCCTTCGCCGGGCTCGACGATGAACGCGAGGTCACCGTGCGCGTGCCGGAGCGACTGGCCCCGCTGCTGAACGGGTTCCTCCCGTCCGAGGCGATCGATGCGGGAGAGGGATCCGTGACGGCTCGGCTCCATCTCGCCGACCCCCGTGGCATCAAACGGCTCGCGGCACGCTTCGGCGGTGCGATGGAAGTGCTCGATCCGGGCATCGCCCGAACGGCGACACGCGACTGGGCGTCTGCCGGACTCGCGCTCTACCGCAGCCCCGATGCACGGATTTGA
- the tatA gene encoding twin-arginine translocase TatA/TatE family subunit, which produces MFAGMQGWHLLIVLAVILLLFGAAKLPALAKSMGQSARVFKGEMKAMKEEDAGRADSTSVDPTVKDPGSEPETPPRA; this is translated from the coding sequence ATGTTCGCTGGAATGCAAGGCTGGCACCTGCTCATCGTGCTCGCCGTGATCCTTCTCCTCTTCGGTGCTGCCAAGCTGCCGGCGCTCGCGAAGAGCATGGGGCAGTCCGCCCGCGTCTTCAAGGGCGAGATGAAGGCGATGAAGGAAGAGGACGCCGGTCGTGCGGACTCCACCTCTGTCGACCCCACGGTGAAGGACCCTGGTTCCGAGCCTGAGACTCCGCCTCGCGCCTGA
- the lnt gene encoding apolipoprotein N-acyltransferase → MSESRARERALLPLWAAVLAAALAALSMNLAYPEAAVWALAFPATALLLLSLIGRRFGGALLVGLVYGILFFGLLVSWTSRYLGPIPWGALSVVEGGLTALALIPIALAYRWLPRAFPGAAGRLLGLPATVAALWVGRELFVGSWPYGGFPWARIGMSQAESPLAPISSWLGVSGLSFLMVLLVAMLIEVVRLRAWRRPVRVLAPAALVVVLLFTPLFPTSSTGSLRIAAVQGNGPTGYFDDREPFSVIQAQTDATAPLYGEDVDLLVWPEGSLDGDPFQNDALARRMTLITNRIDAPLLANAATGRDGLYFNTSMLWTSNGTATQTHDKRHPVPFGEYVPDRAFYNAIVPDLIGLIQREYTPGSNPPIMDVDGVLVGLAICFDVIYDDVIWEGIGDGAQVLVFQTNNADFRGTDENLQQLAFARMRAIETGRSVVNVSTVGTSQVIRADGTTVTSLDAGEAGAMLEDVELRSGLTAGVVLGPWIQMILLWGGLGALGLGWWRARKR, encoded by the coding sequence ATGTCCGAGTCCCGAGCGCGCGAGCGCGCCCTTCTCCCGCTCTGGGCCGCGGTGCTGGCCGCCGCTCTCGCCGCCCTGTCGATGAATCTCGCCTACCCGGAGGCGGCGGTCTGGGCACTCGCGTTCCCCGCGACCGCCCTGCTGCTGCTCTCCCTGATCGGGAGGCGCTTCGGGGGCGCCCTGCTGGTCGGACTCGTCTACGGCATCCTCTTCTTCGGGCTCCTGGTCTCGTGGACCTCGCGCTACCTCGGCCCGATCCCGTGGGGCGCTCTCAGCGTCGTCGAGGGGGGCCTGACCGCCCTGGCCCTGATCCCGATCGCCCTGGCCTATCGCTGGCTCCCACGAGCCTTCCCCGGCGCTGCAGGGCGCCTTCTGGGGCTTCCGGCGACCGTCGCGGCCCTCTGGGTCGGTCGCGAGCTCTTCGTCGGCTCCTGGCCGTACGGGGGCTTCCCGTGGGCGCGCATCGGGATGAGCCAGGCGGAGAGCCCGCTCGCGCCGATCTCGTCGTGGCTGGGCGTCAGTGGACTCAGCTTCCTGATGGTGCTGCTCGTCGCGATGCTCATCGAGGTCGTGCGACTGCGCGCCTGGCGTCGTCCGGTGCGCGTCCTCGCACCCGCTGCGCTCGTCGTGGTCCTGCTCTTCACGCCGCTGTTCCCCACCTCGTCGACCGGTTCCCTGCGGATCGCAGCCGTTCAGGGAAACGGTCCGACGGGGTACTTCGACGATCGCGAGCCGTTCTCGGTCATCCAGGCTCAGACCGACGCGACCGCTCCGCTCTACGGAGAGGACGTGGACCTGCTGGTGTGGCCGGAGGGATCGCTCGACGGAGACCCGTTCCAGAACGACGCTCTCGCGAGACGCATGACCCTGATCACGAACAGGATCGACGCGCCGCTGCTGGCCAACGCGGCGACCGGTCGAGACGGCCTGTACTTCAACACCTCGATGCTGTGGACGTCGAACGGCACCGCGACCCAGACCCACGACAAGCGCCACCCGGTGCCGTTCGGGGAGTACGTCCCGGATCGCGCCTTCTACAACGCGATCGTCCCCGATCTGATCGGGCTCATCCAGCGGGAGTACACCCCCGGATCGAACCCGCCCATCATGGATGTCGACGGGGTGCTGGTCGGTCTCGCGATCTGCTTCGACGTGATCTACGACGACGTCATCTGGGAAGGCATCGGCGACGGCGCCCAGGTCCTGGTGTTCCAGACGAACAACGCCGACTTCCGCGGCACCGACGAGAATCTGCAGCAGCTCGCCTTCGCCCGCATGCGCGCGATCGAGACCGGACGCAGCGTCGTGAACGTCTCGACGGTCGGGACGAGCCAGGTCATCCGCGCAGACGGGACCACGGTCACGAGCCTGGACGCAGGAGAGGCCGGAGCGAT
- the tatC gene encoding twin-arginine translocase subunit TatC, whose product MSLGAHLVELRKRLMYAALALVVGMVIAFLITDPVISFITKPINDIAEQRGEDVAALVYSTITGPFDMRMRIAFSLGLFISAPVWLWQIWAFIMPGLTRKEIRYTVSFVAAAVPLFFAGCYVGVMIQPHIIELMAGFTPEGAKNLFQAQEYYDFIFKLMIVIGISFVLPVFLVALNVAGIMSGRAILKGWRVAIIIATVFAALATPAADVISMLMLAGILIVLFFAAAGLSLLFDRRKRKREAASGLLPDAA is encoded by the coding sequence ATGTCGCTCGGTGCGCATCTCGTCGAACTGCGCAAGCGTCTGATGTACGCGGCGCTGGCGCTGGTGGTCGGCATGGTCATCGCGTTCCTGATCACCGATCCGGTCATCAGCTTCATCACCAAGCCGATCAACGACATCGCGGAGCAACGCGGCGAAGATGTCGCGGCGCTCGTGTACTCCACGATCACCGGTCCCTTCGACATGCGGATGCGGATCGCCTTCTCGCTGGGTCTGTTCATCTCGGCCCCGGTATGGCTGTGGCAGATCTGGGCGTTCATCATGCCCGGACTGACCCGCAAGGAGATCCGCTACACCGTCTCCTTCGTCGCCGCGGCAGTGCCGCTGTTCTTCGCCGGCTGCTACGTCGGTGTGATGATCCAGCCGCACATCATCGAGCTCATGGCCGGGTTCACCCCGGAGGGTGCCAAGAACCTCTTCCAGGCGCAGGAGTACTACGACTTCATCTTCAAGCTCATGATCGTGATCGGGATCTCGTTCGTCCTCCCGGTCTTCCTGGTGGCTCTGAACGTCGCGGGCATCATGTCAGGCCGGGCGATCCTGAAGGGCTGGCGTGTCGCCATCATCATCGCGACCGTCTTCGCCGCCCTCGCAACCCCCGCCGCCGATGTCATCAGCATGCTGATGCTCGCGGGCATCCTCATCGTCCTCTTCTTCGCAGCCGCCGGTCTCTCGCTGCTCTTCGACCGTCGCAAGCGCAAGCGCGAAGCGGCGTCGGGGCTGCTGCCGGACGCGGCATGA
- a CDS encoding DEAD/DEAH box helicase, producing the protein MSSPSERYAQAQQAAEHPESAAFAALQKFDLDPFQVAGCHALENGRSVLVAAPTGAGKTIVGEFAIHLAMQTPADKAFYTTPMKALSNQKFRELVDVYGADQVGLLTGDTNINGNARIVVMTTEVLRNMIYADSAALRDLRYVIMDEVHYLADRFRGAVWEEVIIHLPQQVRLVSLSATVSNAEEFGDWLDTVRGDTEVIVSEIRPVPLEQHVLVRDDLLPLFDDRAGLATAKVNQELMRIRSSTGSTYESNRQAQSYRSDRHAGRQAKRPHRGGRRPVRPGNTQRIERMDRPDVIRLLERANLLPAIFFIFSRVGCDAAVQQVRRSGLRLTSTEERTEIRSIVEDRTRTLQDEDLDVLGYWEWLDNLERGVASHHAGLLPAFKEVVEELYQRKLVKVVFATETLALGINMPARTVVLEKMEKFNGEARVAITSGEYTQLTGRAGRRGIDVEGHAVVQWTEGMDPQAVAALASRRTYPLNSSFRPTYNMAVNLIDMFGKTRARQILESSFAQFQADRAVVGLARQVREAEESLAGYQSAMACEHGDFPEYAAIRRELSDLEKKNRQDSQAPRASRDKRMKRIQTLRTQMQRHPCHRCPDREAHARWAERYWKLKRQTDRIRRQIETRTGTVARVFDRVVEVLETLDYLTEVDGETALTEAGRTMRRIYGERDLLVAESLRQGLWAGLDAPSLAAMACCLVYEPRRDEANSGERGLPRGAFRTAYEKTTTLWAELDDLEQDHHLPGSEPLAAGLAGAMHAWARGGSLDRVLIDADMAAGDFVRWAKQTIDLLDQLSIVAEDGALARTARTALDGVRRGIVAYSSM; encoded by the coding sequence ATGAGTTCGCCCTCCGAGAGGTACGCCCAGGCCCAGCAGGCGGCGGAGCATCCCGAGTCCGCCGCGTTCGCCGCCCTGCAGAAGTTCGATCTCGATCCGTTCCAGGTGGCCGGATGCCACGCCCTGGAGAACGGCCGCAGCGTGCTCGTCGCCGCGCCCACCGGCGCGGGCAAGACGATCGTGGGCGAGTTCGCGATCCATCTCGCGATGCAGACTCCGGCCGACAAGGCGTTCTACACGACGCCCATGAAGGCGCTGTCCAACCAGAAGTTCCGCGAGCTGGTCGACGTCTACGGCGCCGATCAGGTCGGGCTCCTCACCGGCGACACGAACATCAACGGGAACGCGCGCATCGTGGTGATGACCACCGAGGTGCTGCGGAACATGATCTACGCCGATTCGGCGGCGCTGCGTGATCTTCGCTACGTGATCATGGACGAGGTCCACTACCTCGCCGACCGCTTCCGCGGCGCCGTGTGGGAAGAGGTCATCATCCACCTGCCGCAGCAAGTGCGGCTCGTCTCGCTGAGCGCCACGGTCTCGAACGCGGAGGAGTTCGGCGACTGGCTCGACACGGTGCGCGGGGACACCGAGGTGATCGTCTCCGAGATCCGCCCGGTTCCGCTGGAGCAGCACGTGCTGGTGCGCGACGACCTCCTTCCCCTGTTCGACGACCGCGCGGGCCTGGCGACGGCGAAGGTGAACCAGGAGCTGATGCGCATCCGCTCGTCGACGGGTTCGACGTACGAGAGCAACCGACAGGCGCAGTCCTATCGCAGCGATCGGCATGCGGGACGTCAGGCGAAGCGCCCGCATCGCGGGGGCCGACGACCCGTTCGCCCCGGGAACACGCAGCGGATCGAGCGGATGGACCGTCCCGACGTGATCCGCCTCCTCGAGCGGGCCAACCTGCTGCCGGCCATCTTCTTCATCTTCAGCCGCGTCGGCTGCGACGCCGCCGTCCAGCAGGTGCGCCGGTCCGGGCTGCGACTGACCTCCACGGAGGAGCGCACCGAGATCCGCTCGATCGTCGAGGACCGTACCAGGACGCTGCAGGACGAGGACCTCGACGTGCTCGGCTACTGGGAGTGGCTGGACAACCTCGAGCGCGGCGTCGCCTCCCACCACGCGGGGCTGCTGCCCGCGTTCAAGGAGGTCGTCGAGGAGCTCTACCAGCGCAAGCTCGTGAAGGTCGTCTTCGCCACCGAGACCCTCGCGCTCGGCATCAACATGCCGGCGCGCACGGTCGTGCTCGAGAAGATGGAGAAGTTCAACGGCGAGGCCCGCGTCGCGATCACGTCGGGGGAGTACACCCAGCTCACCGGCCGTGCCGGTCGTCGCGGCATCGACGTCGAGGGCCATGCCGTGGTCCAGTGGACCGAGGGGATGGACCCGCAGGCGGTCGCCGCGCTCGCTTCTCGGCGCACCTACCCGCTGAACTCCAGCTTCCGACCGACCTACAACATGGCCGTGAACCTCATCGACATGTTCGGCAAGACGAGGGCTCGACAGATCCTCGAATCGTCGTTCGCGCAGTTCCAGGCGGACCGTGCGGTCGTCGGGCTCGCCCGTCAGGTGCGGGAGGCCGAGGAGTCCCTGGCGGGCTACCAGAGCGCGATGGCGTGCGAGCACGGCGACTTCCCGGAGTACGCGGCCATCCGTCGCGAGCTGAGCGATCTGGAGAAGAAGAACCGTCAGGATTCGCAGGCGCCTCGGGCCTCCCGCGACAAGCGCATGAAGCGCATCCAGACCCTGCGCACCCAGATGCAGCGCCATCCGTGCCATCGATGCCCCGATCGCGAGGCGCATGCCCGGTGGGCCGAGCGCTACTGGAAGCTCAAGAGGCAGACCGACCGCATCCGTCGCCAGATCGAGACGCGCACGGGAACGGTGGCGCGCGTCTTCGATCGCGTCGTCGAGGTGCTGGAGACTCTGGATTATCTGACCGAGGTCGACGGCGAGACCGCGCTGACGGAGGCCGGACGCACCATGCGCCGCATCTACGGCGAACGCGACCTCCTCGTCGCCGAGTCGCTCCGACAGGGCCTGTGGGCCGGTCTCGACGCCCCGTCCCTCGCCGCCATGGCGTGCTGTCTCGTGTACGAGCCGCGACGCGATGAGGCGAATTCGGGGGAGCGGGGCCTTCCCCGCGGCGCGTTCCGTACCGCCTACGAGAAGACGACGACGCTCTGGGCCGAGCTCGACGACCTCGAACAGGACCATCACCTGCCCGGCAGCGAGCCGCTCGCCGCGGGCTTGGCCGGCGCGATGCACGCGTGGGCACGGGGAGGGTCTCTCGATCGGGTCCTCATCGACGCGGACATGGCCGCCGGTGACTTCGTGCGCTGGGCGAAGCAGACCATCGATCTGCTCGACCAGCTCTCGATCGTCGCGGAGGACGGGGCCCTCGCGCGCACCGCGCGGACCGCGCTCGACGGCGTCCGGCGCGGCATCGTCGCCTACTCGTCGATGTGA